One region of Azospirillum lipoferum 4B genomic DNA includes:
- a CDS encoding DUF1810 domain-containing protein — MGTDDPNDLRRFLSAQEPVFATALDELRSGRKRSHWMWFVFPQQRGLGRSPTAVFYGIASLDEAKAYLAHPTLGPRLEQATRAVQGVQGRTLHEIFGSPDDMKFRSSMTLFALATGQAESPYHEALARWCDGRMDDATVRLAGAPPPPPRE; from the coding sequence TTGGGGACCGACGATCCGAACGACCTCCGGCGCTTTTTGAGCGCGCAGGAGCCTGTCTTCGCGACTGCGCTCGACGAGTTGCGGAGCGGACGAAAGCGCAGCCACTGGATGTGGTTCGTCTTCCCGCAGCAGCGCGGGCTCGGCCGCTCCCCCACCGCCGTGTTCTACGGCATTGCCTCCCTCGACGAGGCGAAGGCCTATCTGGCCCATCCCACGCTCGGGCCCCGGCTGGAACAGGCGACGCGCGCGGTGCAGGGGGTACAGGGGCGGACGCTGCACGAGATCTTCGGCTCGCCCGACGACATGAAGTTCCGCTCCTCCATGACGCTCTTCGCGCTCGCCACCGGGCAGGCGGAGTCGCCGTACCACGAGGCGCTGGCCCGCTGGTGCGACGGCCGGATGGACGATGCGACCGTGAGGCTGGCGGGGGCGCCGCCCCCTCCCCCACGCGAATGA
- a CDS encoding type I polyketide synthase — MKNRHPIAIVGIGAMFPGSGTTHGFWRDILAGRDCVGDVPATHWLVEDFYDPDPTARDKTYCRRGAFLPPATLDPLEFGIPPQALTATDTAQLLALIVAKETLDEACRTQFRDIDRSRTSIVLGVASATELVGTMGARLQRPVWVKALREAGLPEDEVTAICDRISSQYVEWQESSFPGVLGNVVAGRIANRLDLGGTNCVVDAACASSLSALLMAMNELELGHSDMVISGGVDALNDIFMYMCFSKTPALSKSGDCRPFSDASDGTIVGEGLGLFALRRLEDAERDGNRIYAVIRGIGSSSDGRATSVYAPRPEGQAVALRRAYADAGYGPRSVELVEAHGTGTRAGDLAEFTALTQVFREADAEAGAWCAVGSIKSQIGHTKAAAGSAGLLKAALSLHQKVLPPTIKVERPDSRLNLGSSPFYLNTRARPWVKADGPRRASVSSFGFGGSNYHVALEEYTGPRAASRLWAGGALLLVGGADARSLADAARDLGARVETEGLEAVARDSQIAFDPRSRHRLAIVAADARQFEARLATALKQTGAFSTPGIHLAVGDERGGKVAFLFPGQGSQYVSMGADLAVAFDEARAVWDGQAALPAASGQPPLHRVVFPPPAFTREEAEAQEASLTRMIHAQPAIGTASLALLAVLERAGIRADAVAGHSFGEITALCAAGVLDRDTALSLAAERARCMEEAAAGSDGAMIAVAAGRERVEPLLQGLEVVLANDNGPEQVVLSGARAAIDGAATRLEAEGLRVVRLKVASAFHSPVVAHAAETFRTVLDGMEFGSFAVPVYANLTAAPYDAAEVRGLLAGQIAGTVRFRETVEALYADGVRNFVEVGPGAVLSGLVAQCLGDRPHLAVALDRRGSNGVACLLEGLGALAVHGVRVDFAALWAGFAEERKPKPASPAAVRISGANFGKIYPPPGGAAALPKPNPPRPAVASPAPIPLAPAKSAPVYSTSIEEAPIMVTNSPAPQPAPIPVATASVETIYHHVADAHAAFQRAIAESHQAFLAVAGQAIQSLSGVPAQQIAVTAPAAPIMPAAPVMPAQRQAPAPVAPQPVATARPQPVAAPAAPTPVPAPVAAPPAVNARDIVLAVIADKTGYPVEMLTAEMELEAGLGIDSIKQVEIFSTLQERIPALGGADMRELNALKTIGQILAMADSRSGGAPAPVPAPAQMAAAVPAVKPAAPSVDVGALFMGLVAEKTGYPIDMLSPEMELEAGLGIDSIKQVEIFSALVERLPELASVEMREFTALKTVGAVIARIKGDATAAQQTLAPQTQALPALSAGTLRTCSVLEERKAGGADMLRGLTSVAVVPDSSGVAAELVALLSAKGIAARIAELPGEQDDAVLFLAGLDGADAASTADLHWRALAAAKAADARLGKSGGAFVTVEKGGESWLGLGGLVLTAAHEWPAARVKAIELEPGSRSAADLARALAAEIATGDGDAEVRLAADGKRLVRTLRQGEVADGPLPLDQGAVIVVSGGARGVTAVALEQLSRRIRPTLVILGRSDPNAAPALPGMPEDADEATVRRAVIAGPGAGKQPREIEAMVKAILSANEARATIRRLEAAGARVRYCRADVRDAASVAQALAAVRAEAGPISGIVHGAGVLADKRIGDKTRDQFDAVFGTKVEGIANLLAATRADPLRVICLFSSIASLHGNAGQCDYAMANGVLNAVARAEAARRPNCTVKAIAWGPWDGGMVGPALKQHFRRMSVELIAPADGADFMLRELAQPPAGDAVVSCIGRQA; from the coding sequence TTGAAGAACCGCCACCCAATCGCGATCGTCGGCATCGGCGCCATGTTTCCGGGTTCCGGCACCACGCACGGCTTCTGGCGCGACATCCTCGCCGGCCGGGATTGCGTCGGCGACGTGCCCGCCACCCATTGGCTGGTGGAGGATTTCTACGACCCGGACCCGACGGCGCGGGACAAGACCTATTGCCGCCGCGGCGCCTTCCTGCCGCCGGCCACGCTGGATCCGCTGGAGTTCGGCATCCCGCCGCAGGCGCTGACTGCCACCGACACCGCGCAACTGCTGGCGCTGATCGTCGCCAAGGAGACGCTGGACGAGGCCTGCCGCACCCAGTTCCGCGACATCGACCGCAGCCGGACCAGCATCGTCCTGGGCGTGGCGTCCGCCACCGAACTGGTGGGCACCATGGGGGCGCGGCTGCAGCGCCCGGTCTGGGTCAAGGCCCTGCGCGAGGCCGGCCTGCCGGAGGATGAGGTGACGGCCATCTGCGACCGCATCTCCTCGCAGTATGTGGAATGGCAGGAAAGCAGCTTCCCCGGCGTGCTCGGCAATGTGGTGGCGGGGCGCATCGCCAACCGGCTCGACCTGGGTGGCACCAACTGCGTGGTGGATGCCGCCTGCGCCAGTTCGCTGTCGGCGCTGCTGATGGCGATGAACGAGCTGGAGCTGGGCCATTCCGACATGGTCATCAGCGGCGGCGTCGACGCCCTGAACGACATCTTCATGTACATGTGCTTCAGCAAGACGCCGGCCCTGTCCAAGAGCGGCGACTGCCGGCCCTTCTCCGACGCGTCGGACGGCACCATCGTCGGCGAGGGGCTGGGCCTGTTCGCCCTGCGTCGGCTGGAGGATGCCGAGCGTGACGGAAACCGCATCTATGCTGTCATCCGCGGGATCGGGTCGTCGTCGGACGGCCGCGCCACCAGCGTCTATGCCCCGCGGCCGGAGGGGCAGGCGGTGGCCTTGCGCCGTGCCTATGCCGATGCCGGATACGGGCCGCGCAGCGTCGAGCTGGTCGAGGCCCACGGCACCGGCACCCGCGCCGGCGACCTCGCCGAATTCACCGCGCTGACCCAGGTGTTCCGGGAAGCCGACGCGGAAGCTGGCGCGTGGTGCGCCGTCGGCTCGATCAAGTCGCAGATCGGCCACACCAAGGCCGCCGCCGGTTCCGCCGGGTTGCTGAAGGCGGCGCTGTCCCTGCATCAGAAAGTGCTGCCACCCACCATCAAGGTCGAGCGGCCGGACAGCCGCCTGAATCTGGGCAGCAGCCCCTTCTACCTGAACACCCGCGCGCGGCCCTGGGTGAAGGCGGATGGGCCGCGCCGCGCCTCCGTCAGCTCCTTCGGCTTCGGCGGCAGCAACTATCACGTGGCGCTGGAGGAATATACCGGACCGCGAGCCGCGTCCCGCCTGTGGGCGGGCGGCGCGCTGCTGCTGGTGGGGGGCGCCGATGCGCGGTCCCTGGCCGACGCGGCGCGCGACCTCGGTGCCCGCGTGGAGACGGAGGGGCTGGAGGCGGTCGCCCGCGACAGCCAGATCGCCTTCGATCCACGGTCGCGCCACCGCCTCGCCATCGTCGCCGCCGATGCCCGGCAGTTCGAGGCGCGTCTGGCGACCGCGCTGAAGCAGACGGGCGCCTTCAGCACTCCCGGCATCCATCTGGCAGTGGGGGATGAGCGCGGCGGCAAGGTCGCCTTCCTGTTCCCCGGCCAGGGCAGCCAGTATGTGAGCATGGGCGCCGATCTGGCCGTCGCCTTCGACGAGGCCCGCGCGGTTTGGGACGGCCAAGCGGCCCTTCCGGCGGCCTCTGGGCAACCGCCGCTGCATCGAGTGGTCTTCCCGCCGCCCGCCTTCACCCGCGAGGAGGCGGAGGCGCAGGAGGCATCCCTCACCCGCATGATCCATGCCCAGCCCGCCATCGGGACGGCGAGCCTCGCCCTGCTGGCGGTGCTGGAACGCGCGGGCATCCGCGCCGATGCCGTCGCCGGCCATTCCTTCGGCGAGATCACGGCGCTGTGCGCAGCCGGTGTTCTCGACCGCGACACCGCACTGTCTTTGGCCGCCGAGCGTGCCCGCTGCATGGAAGAGGCCGCAGCCGGCAGCGACGGCGCCATGATCGCGGTCGCTGCCGGACGCGAGCGGGTGGAGCCGCTTCTGCAGGGACTGGAGGTGGTGCTGGCCAATGACAACGGGCCGGAGCAGGTGGTCCTGTCCGGTGCGCGGGCAGCAATAGACGGTGCCGCAACCCGGCTGGAGGCCGAGGGGCTGCGGGTGGTCCGGCTGAAGGTTGCCAGCGCCTTCCATTCGCCGGTGGTGGCGCACGCCGCAGAAACCTTCCGCACCGTCCTCGACGGCATGGAGTTCGGGTCCTTCGCGGTTCCGGTCTATGCCAATCTCACCGCTGCACCCTATGACGCCGCCGAGGTCCGTGGCCTGCTGGCCGGACAGATCGCCGGCACCGTCCGCTTCCGCGAAACGGTCGAGGCGCTCTATGCCGATGGCGTCCGCAACTTCGTGGAGGTGGGACCGGGTGCGGTGCTGAGCGGTCTGGTGGCGCAATGCCTGGGTGACCGTCCGCATCTGGCGGTGGCACTGGACCGGCGCGGCTCCAACGGCGTCGCCTGCCTGCTGGAGGGCTTGGGCGCGCTGGCGGTGCATGGCGTGCGCGTGGATTTCGCGGCGCTGTGGGCGGGCTTCGCCGAAGAACGCAAGCCCAAGCCAGCCTCGCCCGCCGCTGTCCGGATCAGCGGCGCCAATTTCGGCAAGATCTACCCGCCGCCGGGCGGGGCCGCAGCATTGCCGAAGCCCAACCCGCCGCGCCCCGCCGTTGCGTCGCCCGCGCCGATTCCCCTGGCACCGGCTAAATCCGCCCCGGTCTACTCCACGTCCATCGAAGAAGCTCCGATCATGGTCACGAACTCTCCCGCTCCGCAGCCGGCGCCCATTCCCGTCGCGACCGCGTCGGTTGAGACGATCTATCACCATGTCGCCGACGCCCACGCCGCCTTCCAGCGCGCCATCGCCGAAAGCCACCAAGCCTTTCTGGCGGTTGCCGGTCAGGCGATCCAGAGCCTCAGCGGTGTGCCGGCGCAACAGATTGCGGTGACCGCACCGGCCGCACCGATCATGCCGGCCGCGCCGGTCATGCCGGCGCAGAGGCAGGCGCCCGCTCCGGTGGCTCCGCAGCCCGTCGCTACAGCCAGACCCCAGCCGGTGGCGGCACCCGCCGCGCCCACACCGGTTCCCGCCCCCGTTGCCGCTCCGCCAGCGGTCAACGCCCGGGACATCGTGCTGGCGGTGATCGCCGACAAGACCGGATACCCGGTGGAGATGCTGACGGCGGAGATGGAACTGGAAGCCGGCCTAGGCATCGATTCCATCAAGCAGGTGGAGATCTTCTCGACCCTGCAGGAGCGCATCCCGGCGCTGGGCGGTGCCGACATGCGCGAACTGAACGCGCTGAAGACCATCGGCCAGATCCTCGCCATGGCCGACAGCCGCAGTGGCGGCGCCCCCGCACCGGTACCCGCACCGGCCCAGATGGCGGCAGCGGTTCCGGCGGTGAAGCCCGCGGCTCCGTCCGTCGATGTCGGCGCGCTGTTCATGGGGCTGGTGGCCGAAAAGACCGGTTATCCCATCGACATGCTGAGCCCGGAGATGGAGCTTGAGGCCGGTCTGGGCATCGATTCCATCAAGCAGGTGGAGATCTTCTCCGCCCTGGTCGAACGCCTGCCGGAACTGGCGTCGGTCGAGATGCGCGAGTTCACCGCGCTGAAGACCGTCGGCGCGGTGATCGCCCGCATCAAGGGCGACGCCACGGCCGCCCAGCAGACACTGGCGCCGCAGACCCAGGCACTGCCCGCGTTATCGGCAGGCACCCTCCGCACCTGCTCCGTCCTGGAAGAGCGGAAGGCGGGCGGTGCCGATATGCTGCGCGGCCTGACCAGCGTCGCCGTCGTGCCGGATTCGTCGGGTGTCGCCGCCGAACTGGTGGCGCTGCTGTCGGCCAAGGGCATTGCCGCCCGGATTGCCGAGCTGCCGGGCGAGCAGGACGACGCGGTTCTGTTCCTGGCCGGGCTCGACGGTGCCGATGCCGCTTCGACCGCCGACCTGCACTGGCGCGCGCTTGCCGCGGCCAAGGCCGCCGACGCCCGCTTGGGCAAGAGCGGCGGGGCCTTCGTCACCGTCGAGAAGGGCGGCGAGTCGTGGCTGGGGCTTGGCGGCCTCGTCCTGACGGCGGCGCATGAATGGCCGGCGGCGCGGGTGAAGGCCATCGAGTTGGAGCCGGGAAGCCGCTCCGCCGCCGACCTCGCCCGCGCTCTCGCCGCCGAGATCGCCACTGGGGACGGCGATGCGGAGGTCCGGCTGGCGGCCGACGGCAAGCGCCTCGTGCGGACACTGCGCCAGGGGGAGGTGGCCGACGGTCCGCTGCCGCTGGACCAGGGCGCGGTGATCGTCGTTTCCGGCGGGGCCCGCGGCGTGACCGCCGTGGCGCTGGAGCAGCTGTCCCGCCGCATCCGTCCGACCCTGGTCATCCTGGGGCGCAGCGACCCCAACGCGGCACCAGCCCTGCCGGGCATGCCCGAGGATGCCGACGAGGCCACCGTCCGCCGGGCGGTGATCGCTGGCCCCGGTGCCGGCAAGCAGCCGCGCGAGATCGAGGCGATGGTCAAGGCCATCCTGTCCGCCAACGAGGCCCGCGCCACCATCCGCCGGTTGGAAGCGGCGGGTGCGCGCGTCCGCTACTGCCGCGCCGACGTGCGTGACGCGGCGTCGGTCGCACAGGCGCTGGCGGCGGTCCGTGCCGAGGCCGGGCCGATTTCCGGCATCGTCCATGGCGCCGGCGTGCTGGCCGACAAGCGCATCGGCGACAAGACGCGCGACCAGTTCGATGCCGTCTTCGGCACCAAGGTGGAGGGCATCGCCAATCTGCTGGCCGCCACCCGCGCGGATCCGCTGCGCGTCATCTGCCTGTTCTCCTCCATCGCGTCGCTGCACGGCAATGCCGGGCAGTGCGACTACGCCATGGCCAACGGCGTTCTGAACGCCGTGGCGCGGGCGGAGGCGGCGCGCCGGCCGAACTGCACGGTCAAGGCCATCGCCTGGGGTCCGTGGGACGGCGGCATGGTCGGACCGGCGCTGAAGCAGCATTTCCGCCGCATGTCGGTCGAGCTGATCGCGCCTGCGGACGGCGCCGACTTCATGCTGCGCGAACTGGCCCAGCCGCCGGCCGGCGATGCGGTCGTCTCCTGCATCGGGCGTCAGGCATGA
- a CDS encoding tellurite resistance TerB family protein: MADLQRILGTMLASGMGGRSHGGMNAMGSVLGNSGFGTGAPGGALGAASGNRGMGAGSVAGLGALGYLAFKAYQERQRNQGAAGQGTQPAGRPGGSPWGDAGGILGSLFGGGAAGSTGSSGSSQAGSQGSGQGGGTLSDRLSQVFQSRSTPQAEDRDDGAYPAVAMEDQQALLLIRAMIAAANADGEITPDERRHILDTLDEAGAGAEERRIVEQELDRPQPLDSLLQSVKDQQTAEQVYLASRMAVNEQSEAERSYLQYLASRLKLDPQRVQRMNQAA; this comes from the coding sequence ATGGCCGATCTTCAACGTATCCTCGGCACCATGCTGGCGAGCGGGATGGGAGGGCGCAGCCATGGCGGCATGAACGCCATGGGATCCGTTCTCGGCAACAGCGGCTTCGGGACCGGTGCGCCGGGTGGCGCCCTCGGCGCCGCGTCCGGCAACCGCGGCATGGGCGCCGGCTCGGTCGCCGGGCTGGGGGCGCTGGGCTACCTCGCCTTCAAGGCCTACCAGGAACGCCAGCGCAACCAGGGGGCCGCGGGCCAGGGCACTCAACCCGCCGGCCGGCCGGGAGGCAGCCCGTGGGGCGATGCCGGCGGCATCCTGGGCAGCCTGTTCGGCGGCGGTGCAGCCGGTTCCACGGGTTCTTCCGGAAGCAGTCAGGCGGGCAGTCAGGGGAGTGGCCAAGGGGGTGGAACTCTGTCCGACCGTCTGTCCCAGGTCTTCCAGTCCCGCAGCACGCCGCAGGCGGAAGACCGTGACGACGGCGCCTATCCGGCCGTCGCCATGGAGGACCAGCAGGCGCTGCTGCTGATCCGCGCGATGATCGCCGCGGCCAATGCCGATGGGGAGATCACGCCGGACGAGCGCCGGCACATCCTGGATACCCTGGACGAGGCCGGTGCCGGGGCGGAGGAACGGCGCATCGTCGAACAGGAGCTCGACCGGCCGCAGCCGCTGGACTCGCTGCTCCAGTCGGTGAAGGATCAGCAGACGGCGGAGCAGGTCTATCTGGCCTCGCGGATGGCCGTGAACGAGCAGTCGGAGGCGGAACGCTCCTACCTGCAATATCTGGCGTCCCGGCTGAAGCTCGACCCGCAGCGCGTCCAGCGGATGAATCAGGCGGCCTGA
- a CDS encoding PfaD family polyunsaturated fatty acid/polyketide biosynthesis protein, translating to MNYRETAVPPLASATAGCDPSLILEMAQKCREPLYIVRNREGRLGASTRPPDFIAEGLEPVATLPPLYPEWLGDRGFQEAHGCRFAYVAGEMARGIATPAMAVAAARAGLLGFYGSAGLPPQRVQEGIAEIRAALGPQASGWGANLIHSPNDPALETAICRLFQQQGVRRVSASAFMALTPSVVELAAKGLSRDPATGAVRRLTHIFAKVSRAEVARQFMAPAPRRMLADLVAQGILTAEEAELAAAIPVAEDITVEADSGGHTDNRPLTVLFPIIQRLRDEMVAAHGYGRNIRVGAAGGLGTPAALAGAFAMGAAYVVIGSVNQSAAEAGQPRSVRRMLADLSSTDVTMAPAADMFEMGVKVQVMKRGTMFPFRAQRLYDLYCRHSGLDDLSAAERATLEKDIFQAPLEEIWRQTREHFAVRDPAELARAEADPRHRMALVFRWYLFNAARWPMLDDATRRHDFQVWCGPAMGAFNDWVKGSFLEAADKRTVEQIARNLLEGAAVVTRAQQMRSAGLPVPAAAFTWVPRRLA from the coding sequence ATGAATTACCGGGAGACGGCGGTGCCGCCGCTTGCATCGGCGACGGCAGGGTGCGATCCGTCCCTGATTCTGGAAATGGCCCAGAAATGCCGGGAGCCGCTTTACATCGTCAGGAACCGGGAAGGCCGTCTTGGGGCTTCGACACGGCCGCCGGATTTCATCGCGGAGGGGCTTGAGCCTGTCGCCACCTTGCCGCCGCTTTATCCGGAATGGCTGGGCGATCGCGGTTTCCAGGAAGCCCACGGCTGCCGCTTCGCCTATGTGGCGGGGGAGATGGCGCGGGGCATCGCCACGCCGGCCATGGCGGTCGCCGCCGCCCGCGCCGGTCTGCTCGGCTTCTATGGCAGCGCCGGCCTGCCGCCGCAGCGGGTGCAGGAGGGCATTGCCGAAATCCGTGCGGCGCTTGGGCCGCAGGCGTCGGGCTGGGGCGCCAACCTGATCCACAGCCCCAACGATCCGGCCCTGGAAACCGCGATCTGCCGCCTGTTCCAGCAGCAGGGGGTGCGGCGCGTCTCGGCCTCCGCCTTCATGGCGCTGACCCCGTCGGTGGTGGAACTGGCCGCCAAGGGGTTGAGCCGCGATCCGGCCACCGGCGCGGTTCGCCGGCTGACCCACATCTTCGCCAAGGTCTCGCGCGCCGAGGTCGCCCGCCAGTTCATGGCGCCGGCCCCGCGGCGCATGCTGGCCGATCTGGTGGCGCAGGGCATCCTCACCGCCGAGGAAGCCGAACTTGCCGCCGCCATTCCGGTGGCCGAGGACATCACGGTGGAGGCGGATTCCGGCGGCCACACCGACAATCGCCCGCTTACCGTCCTGTTCCCGATCATCCAGCGCCTGCGCGACGAGATGGTCGCTGCCCATGGCTATGGCCGCAACATCCGCGTCGGCGCCGCCGGTGGACTGGGCACCCCCGCAGCGCTGGCCGGTGCCTTCGCCATGGGAGCGGCCTATGTCGTCATCGGTTCGGTGAACCAGTCGGCGGCGGAGGCGGGGCAGCCGCGGTCGGTCCGCCGCATGCTGGCCGACCTGTCCAGCACCGACGTGACGATGGCGCCCGCCGCCGACATGTTCGAGATGGGCGTGAAGGTCCAGGTGATGAAGCGGGGCACCATGTTCCCCTTCCGCGCCCAGCGCCTGTACGATCTGTACTGCCGCCATTCCGGCCTGGACGACCTTTCCGCGGCAGAGCGCGCGACCTTGGAGAAGGACATTTTCCAGGCACCGCTGGAGGAGATCTGGCGCCAGACCCGAGAGCATTTCGCCGTCCGCGACCCGGCGGAGCTGGCGCGCGCCGAGGCCGATCCCCGCCACCGCATGGCGCTGGTCTTCCGCTGGTACCTGTTCAACGCCGCCCGCTGGCCGATGCTGGACGATGCCACCCGGCGCCATGACTTTCAGGTCTGGTGCGGCCCGGCGATGGGCGCCTTCAACGACTGGGTGAAGGGCAGCTTCCTGGAGGCGGCGGACAAACGCACGGTCGAGCAGATCGCCCGCAACCTGCTGGAGGGGGCCGCCGTGGTGACCCGCGCGCAGCAGATGCGCAGCGCGGGCCTGCCGGTTCCGGCCGCGGCCTTCACCTGGGTGCCGCGCCGGCTCGCCTGA
- a CDS encoding chloride channel protein, with product MPDNSASIDGVGENARAGNDPYAALDASAATTLSDRWSVRDSALAVVVLAGLVGGAVGLAVGSLHEAVLLLQALAFDLPHGEKLGQGVPDLLRTLGVPVAGGLLLGILSMLFRRWRPNDIVDAVEANALYGGKMSLIDSLRLTVTTALSNASGASVGMEAAYTQAGAGLASSLGQRLRLRRADLRMMVGCGAAAAIAAAYHAPLAGAFYAFELVLGGYTLAALAPVGAAAALGVAASALLTGGEAPLALGRPVEIAGWDYAACGVVGFLAGWLSILAMQAVTVAERGFKRLPVPRWMRPAVGGLMVGGLALAVPAVMGSGPGAVPPELAGGALALALTLVAKILASAVSLGSGFRGGLFSASLFIGGLFGGLLSVATASLLPELGIDGGLLLLVGMGSVAAGVVGAPVTMVLLVLETTQDLWAASGVLIGVVLSTTVVRQAFGYSFATWRFHLRGVPIRGAYDIGWLSELTAFRLMRRDAKTVPATLTVEALRRLYPLGSTKTVFAVDESGRYAGLIDMSQVHDPDQDTEATETRVGTLASKADAVLMPGDDARTVLNRFGTAEVEALPVLSSPTDRRIIGYVTESFALRRYSQALERQRGEDLGERGIWGRD from the coding sequence ATGCCGGACAATTCCGCCTCCATCGACGGCGTGGGCGAAAACGCCCGCGCCGGCAACGACCCTTATGCGGCGCTCGACGCGTCGGCCGCGACCACGCTGTCCGACCGCTGGAGCGTGCGCGACAGCGCTCTGGCCGTGGTGGTGCTTGCCGGCCTGGTCGGCGGCGCCGTCGGGCTGGCGGTCGGATCGCTGCACGAGGCGGTCCTGCTTCTCCAGGCGCTGGCCTTCGACCTGCCGCACGGGGAGAAGCTGGGGCAGGGCGTGCCCGACCTGCTGCGGACGCTGGGCGTGCCGGTGGCGGGCGGGCTGCTGCTGGGCATCCTGTCGATGCTGTTCCGGCGCTGGCGGCCCAACGACATCGTCGACGCGGTGGAGGCGAACGCGCTCTATGGCGGGAAGATGTCGCTGATCGACAGCCTGCGCCTGACGGTGACCACCGCGCTGTCCAACGCGTCGGGCGCGTCGGTGGGCATGGAGGCGGCCTATACCCAGGCGGGCGCCGGTCTCGCCTCCTCCCTCGGGCAGCGGCTGCGGCTGCGCCGGGCCGATCTGCGCATGATGGTCGGCTGTGGAGCGGCGGCGGCCATCGCCGCGGCCTACCATGCGCCGCTGGCCGGCGCCTTCTATGCCTTCGAGCTGGTGCTGGGCGGCTATACGCTGGCGGCGCTGGCCCCGGTGGGTGCGGCGGCGGCGCTGGGGGTGGCGGCATCGGCCCTGCTGACCGGCGGCGAGGCACCGCTGGCGCTCGGCCGGCCGGTGGAGATCGCCGGCTGGGACTATGCCGCCTGCGGCGTCGTCGGCTTCCTGGCCGGCTGGCTCAGCATCCTCGCCATGCAGGCGGTGACGGTGGCGGAGCGCGGGTTCAAGCGCCTGCCGGTCCCGCGATGGATGCGCCCGGCGGTGGGCGGGCTGATGGTCGGCGGGCTGGCGCTGGCGGTGCCGGCGGTGATGGGCAGCGGCCCCGGCGCCGTGCCGCCGGAACTGGCGGGCGGCGCGCTGGCGCTGGCCCTGACGCTGGTGGCGAAGATCCTGGCCTCGGCCGTGTCGCTGGGATCGGGTTTCCGCGGTGGCCTGTTCAGCGCCTCCCTGTTCATCGGCGGGCTGTTCGGCGGTCTGCTGAGCGTCGCGACGGCCAGCTTGCTGCCGGAATTGGGAATCGACGGCGGGCTTCTGCTGCTGGTCGGGATGGGGTCGGTCGCCGCCGGCGTCGTCGGTGCGCCGGTCACCATGGTGCTGCTGGTTCTGGAGACGACGCAGGATCTCTGGGCGGCGTCGGGCGTGCTGATCGGCGTGGTGCTGTCCACCACCGTCGTGCGGCAGGCCTTCGGCTATTCCTTCGCCACCTGGCGTTTCCATCTGCGCGGTGTGCCGATCCGCGGCGCCTACGACATCGGCTGGCTGTCGGAACTGACGGCCTTCCGGCTGATGCGGCGCGATGCCAAGACGGTGCCCGCCACCCTGACGGTGGAGGCGCTGCGCCGGCTCTATCCGCTGGGCTCCACCAAGACGGTGTTCGCGGTCGATGAATCGGGCAGATATGCCGGACTGATCGACATGTCGCAGGTCCACGACCCCGATCAGGATACGGAGGCCACCGAAACCCGCGTCGGCACGCTCGCCAGCAAGGCGGACGCCGTTCTGATGCCCGGCGACGATGCCCGCACCGTGCTGAACCGCTTCGGCACGGCGGAGGTGGAGGCGCTGCCGGTCCTGTCCTCCCCCACCGACCGGCGCATCATCGGCTATGTGACGGAGTCCTTCGCGCTACGCCGCTATTCCCAGGCGTTGGAGCGCCAGCGCGGCGAGGATCTGGGCGAGCGCGGGATTTGGGGGCGCGATTAG
- a CDS encoding serine hydrolase domain-containing protein, protein MEPTPRPAPDRRTILAAAAAASVGFLLPRPVHAAASAMPAAGKSLNQALLTRALDRASGLEQLHALVIGRHGTVVAAEAFRGPPVGRAVNVKSVSKTIVASLAGIALDRGLLGGVDATLREVAPGLIPKGADPRVGGITIAQLLTMQAGLEPTSGPGYGRWIESRNWVADALGRPFVAEPGERMIYSTGSYHVLGAVLARVSGRSLLALAREWLGRPLGIELAGWTRDPQGLYLGGNNMALSPLDLLRFGEMWSRGGVWDGRPVVSAAWAQESWVPRTRSPYSGDDYGYGWFLAESNGHRIAYARGYGGQMLYLVPSLGLTVVVTSDPGRPARSDGYVGELDALLTGHIMPAAEQA, encoded by the coding sequence ATGGAGCCGACACCCCGACCCGCGCCGGACCGGCGCACCATCCTCGCCGCCGCGGCTGCCGCCTCCGTCGGCTTTCTGCTGCCACGCCCCGTCCACGCCGCGGCTTCCGCGATGCCGGCCGCCGGCAAGTCGCTGAATCAGGCACTGCTGACCCGCGCGCTCGACCGTGCCTCGGGCCTGGAACAGCTCCACGCGCTGGTGATCGGACGGCACGGCACCGTGGTTGCCGCGGAGGCTTTCCGGGGACCGCCGGTCGGGCGCGCGGTGAATGTCAAATCGGTGTCCAAGACCATCGTGGCCTCGCTGGCCGGCATCGCGCTCGACCGTGGGCTGCTGGGCGGTGTCGATGCGACGCTGCGCGAGGTGGCGCCGGGGCTGATCCCCAAGGGTGCGGATCCGCGGGTGGGCGGGATCACCATCGCGCAGCTTCTCACCATGCAGGCCGGACTCGAGCCGACCTCCGGGCCGGGTTACGGCCGCTGGATCGAAAGCCGCAACTGGGTCGCCGACGCGCTCGGCCGCCCCTTCGTCGCCGAGCCGGGCGAGCGGATGATCTATTCCACCGGCAGCTATCATGTTCTGGGCGCGGTGCTGGCGCGCGTCTCCGGACGCAGCCTGCTGGCCCTGGCGCGGGAATGGTTGGGCCGGCCGCTCGGCATCGAGCTGGCGGGCTGGACGCGCGATCCGCAGGGCCTCTATCTGGGCGGCAACAACATGGCCCTGTCGCCGCTGGACCTGCTCCGCTTCGGCGAAATGTGGAGCCGCGGCGGGGTCTGGGACGGGCGCCCGGTGGTCAGCGCGGCCTGGGCGCAGGAATCCTGGGTACCGCGCACCCGGTCGCCCTATTCCGGCGACGACTACGGCTATGGCTGGTTCCTGGCGGAATCGAACGGCCACCGCATCGCCTATGCCCGCGGCTATGGCGGGCAAATGCTGTATCTGGTGCCGTCGCTCGGGCTGACCGTCGTCGTCACCTCCGATCCCGGCCGACCGGCCCGCTCCGACGGCTATGTCGGCGAGTTGGACGCCCTGCTGACCGGCCACATCATGCCGGCGGCGGAGCAGGCCTGA